The genome window gtcaaaaaatatatttttttttggtgtatatatatatatatatatatatatttatttatttatatttgtttacttgctttattttgtataacatatatataattataatcttATTATGACTTtctaaaaataaaggaaaaaaggaatatttttattttataaactgtaatatatatatgaaattatttaatttataacaaataaggttatatatatatatatatatatatatatatatacatatattttttttttttttttcattcccCTTATGTCATtgaataaggaaaaaaaagaataatgtaGTAAAATACATggtagataaatatatacctttataaaacaaaaaataaaataaaaaaaatatattatatatatataatatatacacaaaagtttttattttaattacgtttttaaaaatgttgaaataaaaattataagatattataaaatcaacatataaataaaactgtacatatatatatatataatatatatataatataacatttataaaataattagggaaagaaaaaaaaaaaatacacattattacaaaaaaaaattcgttgtataatttaaaagttataaaaatgtaatataacattatataaGATCTATAAAATTtcatcttaaaaaaaaaaaaaatgaattgttattaatttattaaatttgatatatatatatatatatgtgttttattttttttattttccttccTCATTATCACTGCCATCATTATCACTACCATTATCACTACCATCATCACTACCATCATCACTACCATTACCACTACCATCATTATCACTACCATCATCATCACTACCATCATCATCACTACCATCATCATCACTACCATCATCATCACTACCATCATTATCACTACCATTATTACTACCATTATCACTACCATCATCACTACCATCATCACTACCATTATCACTACCATTATTATCACTACCATTATAACTACCATCATTATCACTACCATTATCACTACCATTATCACTACCATTATCACTACCATTATCACTaccatcattatcatcattaacTTCCTTTTTATCgtcttgtattttttttttcatatcttccatttttttcttccacTCCAGAGCCTTTTCTAATATCTTCATAttctaaaaaattaaaaattaaaaattaaaaattaaaaatacatatatatatttatatgtttacatGTTTtactttttgtttatttttataatatatatatatatatatatatgtatgtatgtatgtatgtatatattttacctgTGATTGATTTCCGTCATCTGGAAAAACATATGTTATATACTCTTCAAttatttcatcatcattatcattatttttaataatttttctttttttgacTTTTTTTGGTAATCGTTTTAAAGTCTTGTCTATAATTTCTTTGTCTCCATAATCCTTTTCTATATCACACAAAAAATTTAACAAGATGCATCTCTCATTgattaattcattttttttacaaaattcAATTCCGTCTTCCAAAATTTTCCTGCACATTTCTATGTCGTCCATGTAAATGTATGTGAATTCCGCATAGCTCTTATAAACCTAcgttcaaaaaaataaaacataataaaataaacatacacatataaacatatatatatatatatatatatatattgatctATATTTACCTTATAATGTTGTGTTATGTTTAAAAGTCTGTCATACAACTTTCTTGCATTGTCATATTCCTGCAAATTAATTTCCATATCAATATAATTCTTCCAtacctttaaaaaaaaaaaaaaaaaaaaaaaaaaaaaaaaaaaaaaaaaaaaacatatatatatatatatataatatatatataatatatatatttatttatttttaggtATAAAACCtttctatataatatgtaagatgataaatatttaaaaacaaattGTCTTATCCATCTTTCATTTTACCAGTTCGGGCAATTTCATATCATCAAGGTTTATAGCTATTTCTGCAATTTGTCGTGCCCTTTCAACCTCATCAAGGGAGAGCTCAAAATTAATCATAGAAATCCACGcctaaaaaattaaaataaaataagaacatGTGAacagacatatatatatatatatatacatatatatatatacacacacacatatacatatatatatatatatgtatatacacacacatatacatatatatgtatcacCTTCGAGTTGAAGGGGAAGGACTCCACATACTTCGCATAAACATTTCGACACTCACGAATATTTCCAAGTTTTAATTCGAACTCACAAAATTTTTCAAAAATTTTTTCGTTGGGCATTTTTTGTAAGGCACTACTATATATGGACCTTGCGTTATCCACATTTAATTGACGTAATTCAAAAGTTGCATatagaataaatatttttttaaaagtaaaTTGATGAgttgataatattttaataatatttttataaacatcACGTGCTCTTTGAATATTTTCAGCATATAATTCTTCAAAAATAGAATAATTAatccataaatatatatatcgtTTCCAGAATTTTTTGGAACTTATCATAGGTATAATACTTATAGCACGTTCATAAAGATCTCTAATTCTTATTATagatttatctttatttatattatttatattatttatattagattcttctaattttatataattaaaccAAATATCATAatcatttacatttttttttaattcatcttCATAAAAAATACGTTCCTTAATTAATAACGTTTCATCTAATTCATCCTTATTTGCATACTTCTTTTGGAATTGCAAAAAattcttatataataattcacttttattttttggtaatatttttaaagcttcaatataaatttttttacatcGTTCATATTCATTTTGCTCTTGTTcaaaattacaaaaatgtaaataaaaattctcATCTAAAAAAGATGAAGGTAATAATTCTATACATTTCTCATATGCTGCTCTAGCtcttgttatatttttatatttcttttcaaacttaataaatttataaaagcATTCTAATTTAGGAATACTCACAATTAATCTTTCAAAAATCTCTCTGCATTTATTTATCTCATTACATCGttcttcaaaatatatataacataaaaaagaaCTTTCATCTATTTTACATGTAATCCATCtctcatatatatttctagcatttacataattatttaatatctcTTCAAGATGAGCATATTTCTTCCAAAAGATATTTTCTAaaggtaataataaaacaaccCTTTCTAATAAATTTCGAGCGctatttatattcttattaacTAATTCAacttctatatattttaaccataaatttttattagtaTAATCAATATTTAAAGCCCTTTCAAAAATTGAACGACATCTTTCAATATCTTTCTGTTTTAATTCCCATAAAGCATATTTTATGTACGTACTTATCATATATCTTCTTTTACGTATCTTATCTTCATATTCTTTtctcttatttattttatattcattcaattcttcttcatctataaaattataatttacttTATGTTCGATTTCTTCAAGTTCTAACGCTTCATTGATAAGTTGCTCTGCCGTAATCTGCACCTCTGCAGCGTTCTTATTCTTAacctaaaaaaaataaaaaataaaaataaaaatatatacatatataaaaatatacatatataaaaatatacatatataaaaatatacatatatatattatctttttatttttagttGGTTATTTTACCTGTAACTTTTTACTATTAAAATTCATCTTAtccttttcttatttttaattttttttatattttttttttttttttttattattttccccTCTCTATAGCTATTTAcatatttgatatatctcataaaagaacaaaaaaaaaaaaaaaaataaataaataaatatatatatatatatatatatatatatatatatttaaagaaagcaaataatttattttttactttttagtaatataaaaaataaaatactcttaaaattaaaatattatatatatataatattatatagaacaatccataaaattttttgaaaaaaaatgagcaaattatttatttattaatatatatatatatatattttttttttttttttttttttcttttgggTATATATCttcagaaaaaaatataagaacacctatataaatatatataacataggacatatatttttacatatatatattaaaatttttacatccatttaaatatatttattatattcaatattttattttattattttcgtaataataatataattatattctccataaaatattttttatatatgtttcacataataaaaaaatataaatatcatattatatatatataaatatatatatattatattatttatatttcatccttctaataatttataattatttacattctccatttacatttattttgttaaaggataaagaaaaattttattttaatttcaagtttatttttttctatttttaaatatatttttgtatttttacaaaaattaaaaaataaacaataaaacaataaaacaataaaataataaaacaataaaataataaaacaataaaacaataaaataataaaacaataaaataataaaataataaaacaatagAAACAAATAgggttaaaatataaaaatgatttaaaaaaaaaaagatatatatatataatatataaacaaaacaataaataaacaaaaaattaaataacatataaaaaaatagtattattatatatatatatatatataataatacacatTTGGATATATCCAATctcttataatataaatagggaacaacaaaataatatacattatatgtatatataaatgaacaatatagatgtataaattaaaaaaattaacaaaaaaaaaaaaaaaaaaaagagatgaCAAATggattttaaaaaagaaatatatatacatatatatgtgtatatatgtcATTTTTTTGGGTGGGGATTTATAAATTCTCCTACttgtttaaaaatatataaacataaaaaaaaaaaaaaaaaaaatacatacatatatatatatatatatatatatatattttatatgtgtgtgCCCTCtgaattttcaaaaaaaaattatatcaatTGGATGACACTGTTTTCTTTTTAGCAAACTTAacgataatatatattatttatttatttatttattttattttattttattttattttttttttggaggGAGCAAAGCGGATTgaacttttatttattataatcatataatattaataaaaattttaatataaatattatttataattaatatattatatatatatatataatgtgtgTGTATCCTTTCTAATGTATCCCACTACCATATTCATGCCCCCTTCTATATCTAcataagatataaaaaaataaaaatatatatatataaatatatttcctacatattcttttaaattatattttaatatatatataatatatatttatgagcACCAAGTTTATATATTCACCTTTAATTCTTAAA of Plasmodium sp. gorilla clade G2 genome assembly, chromosome: 4 contains these proteins:
- a CDS encoding CGI-201 protein, short form, with product MNFNSKKLQVKNKNAAEVQITAEQLINEALELEEIEHKVNYNFIDEEELNEYKINKRKEYEDKIRKRRYMISTYIKYALWELKQKDIERCRSIFERALNIDYTNKNLWLKYIEVELVNKNINSARNLLERVVLLLPLENIFWKKYAHLEEILNNYVNARNIYERWITCKIDESSFLCYIYFEERCNEINKCREIFERLIVSIPKLECFYKFIKFEKKYKNITRARAAYEKCIELLPSSFLDENFYLHFCNFEQEQNEYERCKKIYIEALKILPKNKSELLYKNFLQFQKKYANKDELDETLLIKERIFYEDELKKNVNDYDIWFNYIKLEESNINNINNINKDKSIIRIRDLYERAISIIPMISSKKFWKRYIYLWINYSIFEELYAENIQRARDVYKNIIKILSTHQFTFKKIFILYATFELRQLNVDNARSIYSSALQKMPNEKIFEKFCEFELKLGNIRECRNVYAKYVESFPFNSKAWISMINFELSLDEVERARQIAEIAINLDDMKLPELVWKNYIDMEINLQEYDNARKLYDRLLNITQHYKVYKSYAEFTYIYMDDIEMCRKILEDGIEFCKKNELINERCILLNFLCDIEKDYGDKEIIDKTLKRLPKKVKKRKIIKNNDNDDEIIEEYITYVFPDDGNQSQNMKILEKALEWKKKMEDMKKKIQDDKKEVNDDNDGSDNGSDNGSDNGSDNGSDNDGSYNGSDNNGSDNGSDDGSDDGSDNGSNNGSDNDGSDDDGSDDDGSDDDGSDDDGSDNDGSGNGSDDGSDDGSDNGSDNDGSDNEEGK